A stretch of Lactuca sativa cultivar Salinas chromosome 6, Lsat_Salinas_v11, whole genome shotgun sequence DNA encodes these proteins:
- the LOC111906086 gene encoding vacuolar protein sorting-associated protein 32 homolog 2 — translation MFARMFGKPKQEANAVTTLDKLNETLEMLEKKEKVLLKKAGAEVEKAKEFTRAKNKRAAIQCLKRKRLYEQQIEQLGNFQLRIHDQMIMLEGAKATTETVDALRTGAQAMKAMQKAVNIDDVDKTMDEINEQTENMKQIQEALSTPIGAAADFDEDELEAELEELEGAELEEQLLQPATTAPAAPLHVPAGRQSTRPPPRHNTAEEDELAALQAEMAL, via the exons ATGTTTGCTCGAATGTTTGGCAAACCTAAGCAAGAAGCTAACGCCGTAACGACGTTAGACAAACTAAATGAG ACACTTGAAATGctagagaagaaagaaaaagtgcTTCTGAAGAAAGCTGGTGCTGAGGTTGAAAAGGCAAAGGAGTTCACTAGAGCCAAAAACAAAAGGG CTGCAATACAGTGTCTGAAGCGAAAAAGACTTTATGAACAACAAATTGAACAGCTTGGCAATTTTCAATTACGTATTCATGATCAG ATGATAATGCTTGAAGGTGCAAAAGCTACAACAGAGACAGTGGATGCCTTGAGAACTGGAGCTCAAGCAATGAAGGCAATGCAAAAGGCTGT GAATATTGATGACGTGGACAAGACAATGGATGAGATAAATGAGCAAACAGAGAACATGAAACAAATTCAGGAAGCATTGTCAACACCTATTGGTGCAGCAGCTGATTTTGATGAG GATGAGTTGGAGGCTGAACTTGAAGAATTAGAAGGAGCTGAGCTGGAAGAACAGCTGCTACAGCCTGCCACCACCGCACCCGCAGCTCCACTCCATGTACCTGCAGGCAGACAATCAACACGTCCACCTCCCCGCCACAACACAGCTGAGGAAGATGAACTCGCTGCATTGCAGGCTGAAATGGCACTTTAA